The proteins below are encoded in one region of Verrucomicrobiia bacterium:
- a CDS encoding WecB/TagA/CpsF family glycosyltransferase gives KQELWIDAARDLPISTMVGIGGTFGFYTTKKRAPKLFRALHLEWLFRALTEPGHAKRAWRAVVVFSCVALMSLTKRKHS, from the coding sequence CAAGCAAGAGTTGTGGATAGATGCCGCCCGCGACCTTCCCATCTCCACCATGGTTGGAATTGGTGGGACCTTTGGTTTTTACACCACGAAAAAGCGCGCGCCCAAACTCTTCCGCGCATTACATTTGGAATGGCTCTTCCGTGCACTTACCGAGCCGGGGCATGCCAAACGCGCCTGGCGGGCTGTGGTAGTCTTCTCCTGCGTAGCACTCATGAGCCTCACGAAGCGCAAGCACTCCTAG